One Sodalis praecaptivus DNA segment encodes these proteins:
- the nuoI gene encoding NADH-quinone oxidoreductase subunit NuoI, protein MTLKELAIGCGTTLRSIWMIGMQAFNKRETRMYPDVPVNPPPRFRGRIVLTRDPDGDERCVACNLCAVACPVGCISLQKAETKDGRWYPEFFRINFSRCIFCGLCEEACPTTAIQLTPDFEMGEFKRQDLVYEKEDLLISGPGKYPEYNFYRMAGMAIAGKDKGEAENEAKPIDVKGLLP, encoded by the coding sequence ATGACGTTAAAAGAGTTAGCGATTGGCTGCGGGACCACGCTGCGCAGCATCTGGATGATAGGCATGCAGGCGTTCAACAAGCGCGAAACCCGCATGTACCCGGACGTACCGGTCAATCCGCCGCCCCGTTTCCGCGGCCGTATCGTGCTGACGCGCGACCCTGACGGCGATGAGCGCTGCGTAGCCTGTAACCTGTGCGCGGTCGCCTGCCCGGTGGGCTGCATTTCGCTGCAGAAAGCGGAGACCAAAGATGGCCGTTGGTATCCGGAATTCTTTCGCATCAATTTCTCGCGCTGTATTTTCTGCGGCCTGTGCGAAGAGGCGTGTCCTACCACCGCCATCCAGCTCACCCCGGATTTCGAGATGGGCGAGTTCAAGCGCCAGGATCTGGTGTATGAAAAAGAGGATTTGCTGATTTCGGGGCCGGGTAAATATCCCGAATACAACTTCTACCGCATGGCCGGTATGGCGATCGCCGGCAAGGATAAAGGCGAGGCGGAAAACGAAGCCAAACCCATCGACGTAAAAGGCTTGCTGCCCTAA
- the nuoJ gene encoding NADH-quinone oxidoreductase subunit J — translation MELAFYLSGLVAVLATLRVITHTQPVHALLYLIISLLAIACVFFSLGAYFAGALEIIVYAGAIMVLFVFVVMMLNMSVGRDKQERAWLRPRVWIGPSLLSLVLLAVLVRALAGAGDHGIAGDLIAAKTVGIALFGPYVLAVELASMLLLAGLVVAFHLGRDERDSVDALYKGPKMTDAIKRRGEEQA, via the coding sequence ATGGAACTGGCGTTTTATCTTTCCGGCCTGGTGGCGGTGCTGGCGACGTTACGCGTCATCACCCATACCCAACCGGTACATGCGCTGCTGTACCTGATTATTTCGCTACTGGCCATCGCCTGCGTATTCTTTTCGCTGGGGGCCTACTTCGCCGGCGCGTTGGAGATTATCGTTTACGCCGGCGCCATCATGGTGTTGTTCGTGTTCGTGGTGATGATGCTCAACATGAGCGTCGGCCGCGATAAACAAGAACGCGCCTGGTTGCGTCCCCGGGTCTGGATCGGGCCGTCGCTGTTGTCGCTGGTGCTGCTGGCGGTGCTGGTGCGCGCGCTGGCCGGCGCGGGCGATCACGGCATCGCGGGGGATCTTATCGCGGCTAAAACCGTCGGCATCGCGCTGTTCGGTCCTTATGTGTTGGCGGTGGAGCTGGCCTCCATGCTGCTGCTGGCGGGGCTGGTGGTCGCGTTCCATCTGGGCCGCGACGAGCGCGACAGTGTCGATGCGCTTTATAAGGGGCCGAAGATGACCGACGCCATCAAGAGAAGAGGGGAGGAGCAAGCATGA
- the nuoK gene encoding NADH-quinone oxidoreductase subunit NuoK has translation MIPLSHGLILAAILFVLGLTGMMIRRNLLFMLLGLEIMINASALAFIVAGSYWGQADGQVMYILAVTLAAAEASIGLALLLQLHRRRRTLDIDTVSEMHG, from the coding sequence ATGATCCCGTTATCACACGGTCTCATCCTGGCCGCTATCTTGTTTGTGCTGGGCCTGACGGGGATGATGATCCGCCGCAATCTGCTGTTTATGCTCTTGGGGCTTGAGATCATGATTAACGCCTCGGCGCTGGCGTTCATTGTGGCCGGCAGCTATTGGGGCCAGGCGGACGGGCAGGTGATGTATATCCTGGCGGTTACCCTGGCCGCCGCCGAGGCCAGTATCGGCCTGGCGTTGCTGCTGCAATTGCACCGTCGCCGCCGGACCCTAGATATCGACACTGTCAGCGAGATGCACGGATGA